A genome region from Tolypothrix sp. PCC 7712 includes the following:
- a CDS encoding M23 family metallopeptidase, translating to MSMRQKKALVYGATLLTIGLSLVSLITILPKPEVAGAREVKSNKANSSNAWLAASFPVENFQGYSSAFGYRRSATGGSNWEFHGGLDIAAPQGSYIRNWWAGRVLKVGDRNACGTHIIIKSGTWEHTYCHMEGNVEVISGRRYLVDRAGGIQIAEGQNIPTGFRIGRVGMTGRTTGPHLHWGLKYDTNYVDPAMVLREMFSQQQIARRGGSKVSPQQSQVVIQESATTGDSGY from the coding sequence ATGAGTATGCGTCAGAAAAAAGCATTAGTATACGGAGCTACTTTATTAACAATAGGATTGAGTCTGGTAAGTTTAATTACTATATTACCGAAACCAGAAGTTGCTGGAGCTAGAGAAGTTAAGTCAAATAAAGCCAATTCTAGCAACGCTTGGCTAGCTGCATCTTTTCCTGTAGAAAACTTTCAAGGCTATAGTTCGGCTTTTGGTTATCGCCGTTCTGCTACTGGTGGTAGTAATTGGGAATTTCATGGTGGCTTAGATATTGCAGCTCCACAAGGTAGTTACATTCGCAATTGGTGGGCTGGTAGAGTATTGAAAGTAGGCGATCGCAATGCTTGCGGTACCCATATCATCATTAAATCCGGCACATGGGAGCATACTTATTGTCACATGGAAGGCAATGTAGAAGTCATCTCCGGTCGTCGTTATCTAGTGGATCGCGCAGGTGGAATTCAAATTGCTGAAGGTCAAAATATCCCCACAGGTTTTAGAATTGGGCGAGTAGGAATGACTGGAAGGACTACCGGGCCTCATTTACATTGGGGATTGAAGTATGACACTAACTATGTAGATCCAGCAATGGTTTTGCGAGAAATGTTTTCCCAACAGCAAATTGCTAGAAGAGGTGGATCGAAAGTTAGTCCTCAACAGTCACAAGTCGTAATTCAAGAATCAGCAACTACTGGCGATTCTGGTTATTAA
- a CDS encoding ankyrin repeat domain-containing protein, with amino-acid sequence MNKKYLCSKLGLLLALILLCSPSVAIAQTEVQSQDEILIEAVSTDQIDVVKNYLDNGGDPDRYFALAVSDGAMQSVQMMLRRGANVNYGDQYGITPLMVAARYTYRAGVEMTKLLLDRGAVVNAKSLKGSTALMFACSPPAQYYEDDYVKVVQMLIAKGAKINVKNQMGASPLSVATGGNWQKIVAVLKKAGAKF; translated from the coding sequence ATGAATAAAAAATACTTATGCAGTAAGCTGGGATTACTGTTAGCACTTATATTGCTTTGCTCACCCTCTGTTGCTATTGCTCAAACAGAAGTACAGAGTCAAGATGAAATATTAATTGAAGCAGTTTCAACCGATCAGATTGATGTGGTAAAAAATTATCTTGATAATGGTGGTGATCCCGATAGATATTTTGCGCTGGCGGTGAGTGATGGTGCCATGCAAAGTGTGCAAATGATGCTGCGACGAGGCGCAAATGTGAATTATGGCGATCAATATGGCATTACACCTTTGATGGTTGCAGCTAGATATACCTATCGTGCTGGGGTAGAAATGACAAAGTTACTGTTAGACAGAGGTGCTGTAGTTAATGCCAAAAGCCTAAAAGGTAGTACTGCACTCATGTTTGCTTGCTCTCCTCCTGCTCAATACTATGAAGATGATTATGTAAAAGTTGTACAAATGCTAATAGCAAAGGGCGCGAAGATAAATGTTAAAAATCAGATGGGTGCATCACCACTGAGTGTTGCGACTGGAGGTAATTGGCAAAAGATAGTTGCTGTACTCAAGAAAGCAGGAGCAAAATTCTAG
- a CDS encoding LL-diaminopimelate aminotransferase, translated as MATINDNYLKLKAGYLFPEIARRVNAFAEANPDAKIIRLGIGDVTEPLPEACRTAMIKAVEEMGDRATFKGYGPEQGYAWLREKIAAQDFQARGADIDASEIFISDGSKCDTGNILEIFGHDNAIAVTDPVYPVYVDTNVMAGNTGTANDKGEFAGLVYLPITAENNFTAEIPSQKVDLIYLCFPNNPTGATASKAHLQAWVDYAKANNSIIFFDAAYEAYITDPEIPHSIYEIEGARDVAIEFRSFSKNAGFTGTRCALTVVPKTLTAKAADGSDVELWKLWNRRQSTKFNGVSYIVQRGAEAVYSPEGQTQIKTLVSFYLENAKIIREQLTAAGLAVYGGVNAPYVWVKTPNGLSSWEFFDKLLQTVNVVGTPGSGFGAAGEGYFRISAFNSRENVEEAMQRITTRLSL; from the coding sequence ATGGCAACGATTAACGACAACTACCTCAAGTTAAAAGCTGGTTACCTGTTTCCGGAAATTGCACGACGGGTGAATGCTTTTGCTGAAGCTAATCCAGATGCAAAAATCATTCGGCTTGGGATTGGTGATGTCACAGAACCTTTACCTGAAGCCTGTCGCACAGCCATGATCAAAGCCGTAGAAGAAATGGGCGATCGCGCTACCTTCAAAGGCTATGGGCCAGAACAAGGCTATGCTTGGTTAAGAGAAAAAATTGCGGCTCAAGATTTCCAAGCACGGGGAGCCGACATCGACGCTTCCGAAATCTTTATCTCCGACGGTTCCAAGTGCGATACAGGCAATATTTTGGAAATCTTTGGACATGATAATGCGATCGCTGTTACCGATCCTGTTTATCCTGTCTATGTAGACACCAACGTGATGGCAGGAAATACAGGAACCGCTAACGATAAAGGCGAGTTTGCTGGCTTAGTCTATCTCCCCATTACCGCAGAGAACAACTTCACTGCAGAGATTCCCTCACAAAAAGTTGATTTAATTTATCTTTGCTTCCCCAACAACCCCACAGGTGCAACTGCTAGCAAAGCGCATCTCCAAGCATGGGTAGACTATGCTAAGGCCAATAACTCCATCATTTTCTTTGATGCAGCCTACGAAGCCTATATTACCGATCCGGAAATTCCTCATTCTATATATGAGATTGAAGGTGCAAGAGACGTTGCGATCGAGTTTCGCTCCTTCTCTAAAAATGCAGGCTTTACAGGAACTCGCTGCGCCTTAACCGTCGTACCCAAAACCCTCACAGCCAAAGCCGCAGACGGTTCTGATGTCGAACTGTGGAAGCTGTGGAATCGCCGCCAATCCACCAAGTTTAATGGTGTATCTTACATTGTGCAACGAGGTGCTGAGGCAGTTTACTCTCCAGAGGGACAAACTCAAATTAAAACACTAGTTAGCTTCTATTTAGAAAACGCCAAAATTATCCGCGAGCAACTCACAGCCGCAGGGTTAGCAGTTTATGGCGGTGTGAATGCACCCTACGTTTGGGTGAAAACCCCCAATGGATTATCTAGCTGGGAATTTTTCGATAAATTGCTACAAACTGTCAATGTAGTCGGAACCCCTGGTTCTGGTTTTGGTGCTGCAGGTGAAGGTTACTTCCGCATTTCCGCATTTAATAGCCGCGAAAATGTAGAAGAAGCAATGCAAAGAATTACAACTCGCTTGTCTTTATAG
- a CDS encoding DUF3131 domain-containing protein — MTHDFELPPKSLSLLASVGGVVTAIIAIASLNYLSKQLTSTDTVLKTEISTSHSDTNNKAAQAIAKLDAQSLALPGTPVIPSQVTVNTIPYVAPGVGALTPWDVATAHQAWLYFQRNWNKETGLVNSVDGYNTITMWDQASAIAAFVAARELNFISATEFDLKIGKMLDTLASLPLYKGELPNKVYNSQTLIPVDYGHPDKKAEIGWSAIDLGRMAIWLKIVGTKYPQLKSKSDAVWQHWHVQRLTKDGQMYGTSVIEGKEQYNQEGRLGYENYAAYGLKLWGLDANEALDYQSDVAFANLYGKGVPFDQRNYENSGANNYVLSEPYILDGIETGFQALPKAYADRVLAAQEARYHNTKQLTAVSEDHIDRPPYFVYSSLLVNGEPWATITETQEKHNNLRFLSTKAAIAWHVLYNNAYTRQLFDFVQKNLKSEKGWYNGFYEDLQQPNTSLTANNNGVILESLLYKHVGKPLTVWAGVKSGRSSGKKSP, encoded by the coding sequence ATGACACATGATTTTGAACTACCCCCTAAAAGCTTATCTTTATTAGCTTCCGTGGGAGGGGTAGTTACAGCTATAATCGCTATCGCTAGTCTAAATTATTTATCTAAGCAGCTAACTAGTACTGATACTGTGCTAAAAACTGAAATTTCAACTTCTCACTCTGATACAAATAACAAAGCAGCACAAGCTATTGCCAAACTTGATGCTCAATCTTTAGCATTGCCTGGTACACCTGTAATTCCTAGTCAGGTGACAGTCAATACAATTCCTTATGTTGCGCCGGGAGTAGGAGCATTAACGCCTTGGGACGTTGCAACTGCTCATCAGGCTTGGTTGTACTTCCAACGTAATTGGAACAAAGAAACAGGCTTGGTCAATTCTGTTGATGGATATAACACTATAACAATGTGGGATCAAGCTTCTGCGATCGCCGCTTTCGTAGCAGCTAGAGAACTCAATTTTATATCTGCCACAGAATTTGACCTCAAAATTGGCAAAATGTTGGATACTCTAGCATCTTTGCCTTTATATAAGGGAGAATTGCCTAACAAAGTCTACAATTCTCAAACCCTAATACCTGTAGATTACGGTCATCCAGATAAAAAAGCCGAAATTGGCTGGTCGGCTATTGATTTGGGACGAATGGCAATCTGGCTCAAAATAGTGGGCACAAAATATCCGCAGTTAAAATCTAAGTCTGATGCTGTCTGGCAGCATTGGCACGTTCAACGTCTGACTAAAGACGGGCAAATGTATGGTACAAGCGTCATCGAAGGTAAGGAACAATATAACCAAGAAGGACGCTTAGGCTATGAAAATTATGCCGCCTATGGTTTAAAACTGTGGGGTTTGGATGCCAATGAAGCTTTAGATTATCAGTCTGACGTTGCCTTTGCAAATCTTTACGGCAAGGGTGTACCCTTCGACCAGCGTAACTACGAAAATTCGGGAGCTAATAACTATGTTTTGAGCGAGCCTTATATTCTTGATGGCATTGAAACTGGCTTTCAAGCTTTACCTAAAGCTTATGCCGATCGTGTTTTAGCCGCTCAAGAAGCTCGTTATCATAATACAAAACAGTTAACAGCCGTTTCCGAAGATCACATAGATCGTCCTCCCTACTTTGTTTACAGCAGCTTGCTTGTGAATGGCGAACCTTGGGCGACCATAACAGAAACTCAAGAAAAACACAATAATTTGCGCTTTCTCAGTACCAAGGCGGCGATCGCTTGGCATGTGCTTTATAACAATGCTTACACTCGTCAATTATTTGATTTTGTACAAAAAAATCTCAAGTCTGAGAAAGGTTGGTATAACGGTTTCTACGAAGATTTACAGCAGCCAAACACTTCTCTAACTGCTAATAATAATGGTGTAATTCTTGAGAGTTTGCTTTATAAGCATGTAGGCAAGCCACTTACAGTTTGGGCAGGGGTAAAATCAGGGCGTTCTTCTGGCAAAAAATCGCCCTAA
- a CDS encoding STAS domain-containing protein: protein MKIKLTIIEPSGILDAIRGNQLRREVSDIVTKQTGLDVLLIDLKDVSFIDSSGLGALVSAMQIVRNANAKLFVCSASSQVKMLFELTKVDRIIQNFADREEFQRHVLSVQ from the coding sequence ATGAAAATAAAATTAACCATTATAGAGCCATCAGGTATTTTAGATGCTATTAGGGGTAATCAATTGCGTCGTGAAGTTAGCGACATTGTTACCAAGCAAACAGGATTAGACGTATTATTGATTGACCTCAAAGACGTGAGCTTTATTGATAGTTCTGGTTTAGGCGCTTTAGTTTCAGCTATGCAGATAGTACGCAATGCTAATGCGAAGCTCTTTGTGTGTTCTGCTAGTTCACAAGTCAAAATGTTATTTGAATTAACTAAAGTAGATAGAATTATTCAAAACTTTGCCGATCGTGAGGAATTTCAACGCCATGTATTGTCAGTACAGTGA
- a CDS encoding SpoIIE family protein phosphatase encodes MFKILIIDDDPIVRIALKRTLQNQGYDTTTASNGEEGIALARSITPALIICDWMMAKLDGIEVCRRIKADPELATTFFILLTAKGAARGEEKDRVLGLDAGADEFVSKPIEMNELKARVRAGLRLHQLNQDLQTQKQALEQLNQNLQTQKQILEAELAEAADYVRSLLPSPMLGTVTTESLFIPSAQLGGDCFDYYWLDDDRLAIYLMDVSGHGVGSALLSVSVLNVLRSQSLPNTNFSQPKEVLYALNQAFPMSHHNDKYFTIWYGVYDCSKRHLIYASAGHPPAVLLSGIDTTDISVKQLSSLDLPIGFVPNVEFEDVTVEISAHSSLYIFSDGAYEIHQPNGQLWGINAFIELLIKCSTEQTTQLQQVLAQILSLNTQKNLADDLSLLKVSFG; translated from the coding sequence ATGTTTAAAATTCTCATAATTGATGACGATCCTATAGTACGTATAGCACTAAAAAGAACACTACAAAACCAAGGATACGATACGACGACAGCCAGCAATGGAGAAGAGGGAATCGCCCTAGCAAGGAGCATAACTCCTGCTTTAATTATATGTGACTGGATGATGGCGAAACTGGACGGAATAGAGGTCTGTCGTCGCATCAAAGCCGATCCAGAATTAGCAACTACTTTTTTTATTCTCCTAACGGCTAAAGGTGCAGCTCGTGGAGAAGAAAAAGATAGAGTTCTAGGATTAGATGCTGGTGCAGATGAATTTGTCTCGAAGCCAATAGAGATGAATGAATTAAAAGCAAGAGTGAGAGCAGGGTTAAGGCTACATCAACTAAATCAAGATTTGCAAACTCAAAAGCAGGCTTTAGAGCAACTCAATCAAAACCTGCAAACTCAAAAGCAAATTTTAGAAGCAGAACTAGCTGAAGCTGCTGATTATGTGCGATCGCTTTTACCATCCCCAATGCTGGGAACAGTCACAACAGAATCACTGTTTATTCCTTCGGCGCAATTAGGTGGTGATTGCTTTGACTACTACTGGCTAGATGACGATCGTTTAGCCATTTATCTGATGGATGTATCAGGACATGGGGTAGGTTCAGCGCTCTTGTCTGTATCTGTGCTGAATGTGTTGCGATCGCAGTCTCTACCCAACACTAACTTTAGTCAACCAAAAGAAGTACTTTACGCTCTCAATCAAGCCTTTCCTATGAGCCATCACAATGATAAGTACTTTACCATCTGGTATGGAGTTTACGATTGCTCAAAACGTCACCTAATCTACGCTAGTGCTGGACATCCACCCGCAGTATTGTTATCTGGAATAGATACAACAGACATTAGTGTGAAACAGCTAAGTTCTTTAGATCTACCTATTGGCTTTGTTCCTAATGTGGAATTTGAGGATGTAACTGTTGAAATCTCTGCTCACAGCAGTTTATACATTTTTAGCGATGGTGCTTACGAAATTCATCAGCCTAATGGACAGCTTTGGGGTATCAATGCTTTTATTGAATTGTTAATCAAATGTAGCACTGAGCAGACTACTCAGCTGCAGCAAGTATTAGCCCAGATTTTATCTTTAAATACTCAAAAAAATCTAGCAGATGATTTATCTTTGCTGAAGGTAAGCTTTGGCTAA
- a CDS encoding ATP-binding protein translates to MNHKIHLKVDTDLNNSAQVLSWFEQINRPPISDAKIWWQCQTLLIEGFANIVEHAHKNLPVETPIELEAVRSSEHIEIRIMSKGPAFDLALKLQEVAEFEDNDQERGRGLKIMSEIADQLTYEPTKDARYCLFISKYYC, encoded by the coding sequence GTGAATCATAAAATCCATCTCAAAGTTGATACAGATCTGAATAATTCTGCACAGGTTTTATCATGGTTTGAGCAGATAAATAGACCGCCAATTTCTGATGCAAAAATCTGGTGGCAATGCCAAACTTTGCTGATAGAAGGTTTTGCAAATATTGTGGAACATGCACATAAAAATTTACCTGTAGAAACCCCTATTGAATTAGAAGCTGTGCGTTCAAGCGAACATATAGAAATCAGAATTATGTCGAAAGGGCCTGCTTTCGATTTAGCTCTAAAATTACAAGAAGTAGCGGAATTTGAAGATAACGATCAAGAGCGTGGACGTGGATTAAAAATCATGTCAGAAATTGCTGATCAGTTAACTTACGAGCCAACAAAAGATGCTCGTTACTGTTTATTTATTAGTAAATATTATTGCTGA